The following are from one region of the Aquirufa lenticrescens genome:
- a CDS encoding NADH-quinone oxidoreductase subunit 5 family protein — protein sequence MGLNLLFLGVLLLPWASALLVALFPKPLFSISLSAVFSIAALYFCNTAPLDFKIAYPWFNLGGQQLNLSFWANASAQLVLGLVAIVSFCVQLFSKSYLKEDPSIGRYYLYLHLFVGSMTLLLLTDSILVFYGAWELVGACSYLLISFWHQKTAAIQAAKKAFLINRLGDIALLFGLISLGLHFNTWQFSAMHGIAPALIGITIIAGGIAKSAQFPLMSWLPDAMEGPTPASALIHAATMVAAGVFVGVRVFDITGPETHLFMGIIGAISFLTGAVFAIFQNDIKKTLAYSTISQLGLMWMGMGSDASLFHLLTHGIFKAGLFLAAGAVIHTVHSQSLNDMGGLRKKAPIAALAYLVFGSGLIGLPLTGGFLSKENIAGYLYSNEQFELLGVLGVGMVLTSFYISRQFYLIFMGPVKEGSPNKDFSLETPIRLLIIASFFIWISWNPIEIHDSALLERFEVTIYHIPSFWLYITAATWVLGMAGAYLTRNWIPAGNYQLLPGLWPSLFRFIRWKSRSAQVFETQFIDRFVNGIAALQVIIAHLSAWFDRHIIDGIFVGGSASLSAGTGKILSRWQSAKVQSYWAMIIVTFALFLLYALFIK from the coding sequence ATGGGATTAAATCTCCTGTTTCTTGGAGTGCTTTTGTTGCCTTGGGCGTCCGCGCTGTTGGTGGCTCTTTTTCCCAAACCTCTTTTTTCGATTTCCCTTTCGGCTGTATTCAGTATTGCCGCGTTATATTTTTGTAACACCGCACCCCTTGATTTCAAAATCGCTTATCCTTGGTTTAATCTGGGTGGGCAGCAGCTGAATCTAAGTTTTTGGGCGAATGCCTCGGCGCAATTGGTCCTAGGATTAGTGGCGATAGTATCTTTTTGTGTACAACTGTTTTCCAAATCATATCTGAAAGAAGACCCCTCCATCGGTCGATATTACCTGTATTTGCACCTGTTTGTGGGTTCGATGACGCTTTTGCTACTGACCGATTCTATCCTTGTTTTTTATGGGGCTTGGGAATTAGTGGGGGCTTGTTCGTATTTATTGATCAGTTTTTGGCATCAAAAAACGGCCGCCATTCAAGCCGCTAAAAAAGCCTTTTTAATTAATCGCTTAGGGGATATTGCCTTACTGTTTGGTTTAATTTCCCTCGGTTTGCACTTCAATACCTGGCAATTTTCAGCGATGCATGGCATCGCCCCTGCCCTTATCGGAATCACAATAATCGCGGGCGGAATAGCTAAATCTGCCCAATTCCCGTTAATGTCTTGGTTACCTGATGCGATGGAGGGTCCTACGCCAGCCTCCGCATTGATTCACGCCGCTACGATGGTGGCCGCGGGTGTATTTGTGGGCGTTCGCGTTTTCGATATCACGGGACCAGAGACCCATCTTTTTATGGGAATCATTGGTGCAATCTCCTTTTTAACAGGAGCAGTATTCGCCATTTTCCAAAACGACATCAAAAAAACACTGGCCTATTCCACCATTTCCCAGCTGGGTTTAATGTGGATGGGAATGGGTTCTGACGCTTCATTATTTCATTTACTAACCCATGGGATTTTTAAAGCTGGTCTATTTTTAGCGGCTGGCGCTGTTATTCATACCGTCCATTCCCAAAGCCTAAACGACATGGGTGGGCTTCGCAAAAAAGCGCCAATAGCGGCTTTGGCCTACCTCGTATTCGGGTCTGGATTGATAGGATTGCCACTTACGGGCGGTTTTTTAAGCAAGGAGAATATCGCCGGATATTTGTACTCAAACGAACAATTCGAACTCCTAGGCGTCCTAGGTGTAGGTATGGTGTTAACCAGTTTCTATATCAGCCGCCAATTTTATTTGATCTTTATGGGGCCTGTGAAAGAAGGTTCCCCTAATAAGGATTTCAGTTTAGAAACCCCGATCAGGCTATTAATTATAGCGAGCTTTTTCATTTGGATTTCTTGGAATCCCATCGAAATCCACGATTCTGCCTTGTTAGAGCGTTTCGAGGTCACCATTTACCACATTCCATCATTCTGGTTGTATATCACGGCTGCCACCTGGGTGCTGGGAATGGCGGGAGCTTATTTAACAAGAAACTGGATTCCAGCTGGGAACTACCAATTATTACCTGGCTTATGGCCATCCTTATTCCGCTTTATTCGATGGAAGAGCAGATCTGCTCAGGTTTTCGAAACGCAATTCATTGACCGATTCGTGAATGGGATTGCCGCTTTGCAAGTGATTATTGCCCATCTATCCGCTTGGTTTGATAGACACATCATCGATGGCATATTTGTAGGTGGAAGTGCCAGCCTAAGTGCAGGCACTGGAAAAATTTTAAGTCGCTGGCAATCAGCTAAAGTCCAAAGCTATTGGGCTATGATTATTGTGACATTTGCCTTATTTTTACTTTACGCGCTATTTATTAAATGA